One window from the genome of Haladaptatus paucihalophilus DX253 encodes:
- a CDS encoding 50S ribosomal protein L10 — protein sequence MSAEAERKTETIPEWKREEVAELTDFVESYNSVGVVNITGIPSKQLQNMRRGLHGSAELRVSRNTLVQRALDSVGAGFEDLEEYVSGQIGLIGTNDNPFGLYKELEASKSPAPISAGEIAPNDILIPEGDTGVDPGPFVGELQQAGASARIMDGSIHVTEDSLVAEEGDEVSEELANVLSELGMEPKEVGLDLRAVYSDGVMFESDELAIDVDEYRTDIETAAAFARNLSVNAVYPTEQTAPLLISKATGEAKSLGLQAAIESPDVVPDLVSKADAQLRALAAQIDDEDALPEELRGVEAPATDSAAEEEESTDEEATEAEPEDDDDDDDDEDAGAGLGAMFG from the coding sequence ATGTCCGCAGAAGCCGAACGCAAGACAGAGACCATTCCGGAGTGGAAGCGCGAGGAAGTCGCTGAGCTGACGGATTTCGTCGAGAGCTACAACAGCGTCGGCGTCGTCAACATCACCGGCATTCCGAGCAAACAGCTCCAGAACATGCGCCGCGGCCTTCACGGAAGCGCGGAACTCCGCGTCAGCCGTAACACGCTGGTGCAGCGCGCGCTCGATTCGGTCGGCGCTGGCTTCGAGGACCTCGAAGAGTACGTCTCCGGGCAAATCGGCCTCATCGGCACGAACGACAACCCGTTCGGGCTGTACAAGGAACTGGAAGCCTCGAAGAGCCCGGCACCGATTTCGGCTGGCGAAATCGCCCCGAACGACATCCTCATTCCCGAGGGTGACACGGGTGTCGACCCCGGACCGTTCGTCGGCGAACTCCAGCAGGCCGGTGCATCCGCACGGATCATGGACGGCTCCATCCACGTGACCGAGGACAGCCTCGTCGCGGAGGAAGGTGACGAGGTTTCGGAAGAGCTCGCGAACGTGCTCTCCGAACTCGGCATGGAGCCGAAAGAGGTCGGTCTCGACCTGCGCGCCGTCTACTCCGATGGCGTCATGTTCGAGTCGGACGAGCTCGCGATCGACGTGGACGAGTACCGCACGGACATCGAGACGGCTGCGGCCTTTGCCCGCAACCTCTCGGTCAACGCGGTGTACCCGACCGAGCAGACCGCGCCCCTGCTCATCTCGAAGGCGACCGGCGAGGCCAAGAGCCTCGGTCTGCAGGCCGCCATCGAGAGTCCGGACGTCGTGCCGGACCTCGTGAGCAAGGCAGACGCGCAACTGCGCGCACTTGCCGCACAAATCGACGACGAGGACGCGCTGCCCGAGGAGCTTCGCGGTGTCGAAGCCCCGGCGACGGACAGCGCGGCCGAGGAAGAAGAATCGACTGACGAAGAAGCAACTGAAGCCGAG
- a CDS encoding GNAT family N-acetyltransferase encodes MSEASAYASERPSRFTSAAVVHSPMADEMADPDARESGSYVVRQYDPDDRAGVLALYETVFGDRRGRGEWFDWKFGDNPYLSHVPICVAERDGEVVGARPSLPVPLSVGGTRELALVQVDPMVHPDHRRQGLFTRMAKHVYDYYGPREPSIVVGFPNEAVKAGLEKLADKLSLRDGVLTNFTEHYRVQNPQALSDSPVASAALPAIRGYLAGRDRMTSRAPDSVIDRYDDLRPAMLADIAATQRTASAHAVRDETFLAWRFLNPRYEYTTYVYRGEYGPVAMVVGEQRKTDQTIVHLSDVLPVAGGTARERALSALLGRIIDEHRDADVIVAAGTTLPRSLLADHGFLPTDRFPLSRLTSEYWFSARPIGGPGGDWTVNGRRLAEEGSWNLSFCELEIG; translated from the coding sequence GTGAGCGAAGCGTCCGCCTACGCGAGTGAACGACCGTCCCGATTTACGTCGGCCGCAGTCGTCCACTCCCCGATGGCCGACGAGATGGCAGACCCCGACGCGAGAGAGAGCGGGTCGTACGTCGTCCGGCAGTACGACCCCGACGACCGAGCGGGTGTGCTGGCGCTATACGAAACCGTGTTCGGCGACCGCCGCGGGCGCGGCGAGTGGTTCGACTGGAAGTTCGGCGACAACCCCTACCTGTCACACGTCCCGATTTGCGTCGCGGAGCGCGACGGCGAGGTCGTGGGTGCACGGCCGAGCCTCCCGGTTCCGCTCTCCGTCGGCGGAACGCGCGAACTCGCGCTCGTGCAGGTGGACCCGATGGTCCACCCCGACCATCGCCGACAGGGGCTGTTCACCCGCATGGCGAAACACGTCTACGACTACTACGGCCCGCGGGAGCCGTCCATCGTCGTCGGATTCCCGAACGAGGCGGTGAAAGCCGGACTGGAGAAGTTGGCGGACAAGCTCTCGCTCCGGGACGGCGTTCTGACGAACTTCACCGAACACTACCGCGTACAGAACCCGCAGGCGCTGAGCGATTCGCCGGTTGCGAGCGCCGCACTCCCCGCGATTCGAGGGTACCTCGCGGGGCGCGACCGGATGACGTCGAGAGCCCCGGATTCCGTCATCGACCGCTACGACGACCTCCGTCCGGCCATGCTCGCCGACATCGCCGCCACACAGCGCACCGCGAGCGCCCACGCCGTCCGCGACGAGACGTTCCTCGCGTGGCGATTCCTGAACCCTCGCTACGAGTACACGACCTACGTATATCGCGGCGAGTACGGCCCCGTCGCCATGGTCGTTGGCGAACAACGAAAAACGGACCAAACCATCGTCCACCTCTCGGACGTGCTTCCGGTCGCGGGCGGAACGGCACGGGAACGGGCGCTCTCCGCGCTCCTCGGGCGAATCATCGACGAACACCGGGACGCCGACGTGATCGTCGCCGCGGGAACCACGCTTCCGCGGTCGCTCCTCGCCGACCACGGATTTCTGCCGACCGACCGTTTCCCCCTCTCCCGATTGACCTCGGAGTACTGGTTCTCGGCGCGGCCCATCGGTGGGCCGGGTGGAGACTGGACGGTCAACGGTCGCCGACTGGCCGAGGAAGGAAGTTGGAATCTCTCGTTCTGTGAACTGGAAATCGGGTGA
- a CDS encoding VNG_1110C family protein: MPNPAHLRDSTQIILHRESLCGIRNELEGEFTLTIVPLDDERYRLIGSPVEIKNASQFLGRRGVSLP; encoded by the coding sequence ATGCCGAATCCCGCTCATCTCCGCGACAGCACGCAGATAATCCTCCACCGGGAGTCTCTCTGCGGGATTCGGAACGAACTCGAAGGGGAGTTCACGCTGACCATCGTCCCGCTGGACGACGAACGCTACCGACTCATCGGGAGCCCCGTCGAAATAAAGAACGCGAGCCAATTTTTGGGACGACGCGGCGTAAGTTTGCCGTAG
- a CDS encoding class I SAM-dependent methyltransferase: MEVPCVRVEREEGEAARRELAESDLIVDEVEIVVEDGWLYIPVTDPDAIPPTFEVVTRDLPTRTTQQMPADILGFEPSYERLGKIVLIDEDDPELATEVADAVVASALPVETVLNRASKVKGETRVRDWDVLAGNGTETVHREYGCEFLLDVARVYFSPRLATERHRVAEQVEPDERAFDMFAGVGPFVIPFAKRGATVVGADVNDVAIDYLNENARRNGVEDRVTAICGDVRETATEYENWADRLVMNLPHSADEFLDTAVSLAGDECVVHYYDIQHEDDPFGPGEAAIRAAAEPEYDVSVETRQTVRSYAPHELNVCLDVRLTR; encoded by the coding sequence ATGGAAGTGCCTTGCGTGCGCGTCGAACGGGAAGAGGGGGAAGCGGCGCGCCGCGAACTCGCCGAGTCGGATTTGATTGTGGACGAGGTGGAGATCGTCGTCGAAGACGGGTGGCTGTACATCCCCGTCACCGACCCAGACGCGATTCCACCGACGTTCGAGGTCGTCACCCGCGACCTCCCGACGCGGACGACACAGCAGATGCCCGCCGATATCCTCGGCTTCGAACCGAGTTACGAGCGACTGGGTAAAATCGTCCTCATCGACGAGGACGACCCCGAACTGGCGACCGAAGTCGCCGACGCGGTAGTCGCCTCGGCCCTCCCGGTCGAGACGGTGCTCAACCGCGCATCGAAGGTCAAAGGTGAGACTCGCGTGCGCGACTGGGACGTGCTGGCCGGGAACGGAACCGAAACCGTCCACCGCGAGTACGGTTGTGAGTTCCTCTTGGACGTCGCGCGGGTCTACTTCTCCCCTCGACTCGCCACGGAGCGCCACCGCGTCGCGGAGCAGGTGGAACCGGACGAACGCGCCTTCGACATGTTCGCGGGCGTGGGGCCGTTCGTGATTCCGTTCGCAAAGCGCGGCGCGACGGTCGTCGGCGCGGACGTGAACGATGTGGCAATCGACTACCTCAACGAGAACGCCCGCCGGAACGGGGTCGAAGACCGCGTGACGGCGATTTGCGGCGACGTTCGGGAGACGGCGACGGAGTACGAGAACTGGGCCGACCGCCTCGTCATGAACCTCCCGCACAGCGCGGACGAGTTCCTCGACACCGCCGTCTCCCTCGCGGGCGACGAGTGCGTCGTCCACTACTACGACATTCAACACGAGGACGACCCGTTCGGCCCCGGAGAGGCGGCAATTCGCGCGGCGGCGGAACCGGAATACGACGTCTCGGTCGAAACGCGGCAGACGGTGCGGTCCTACGCGCCGCACGAACTCAACGTCTGTCTGGACGTTCGATTGACGCGGTAG
- a CDS encoding VOC family protein yields the protein MSGTFDHVMMRVEDLDESLDWYETHLGYEEKGRWEADTFTNVYLGPENVHDEGAVLELTYNHDDRSYEMGDAWGHIAVRVPEDELESSYQQLMDKGVEDYRDPESCGGRYAFVKDPDGHEIEIVKRDYGEKWSIDHTMIRVEDADEALGFWTRKFEYEHTGRWESDTFANYFMKPEDAAREAMAVELTYNYDGRSYEMGDAWGHLAVRADDLHDTWETLLEREADDYRDPESCDDRYAFTKDQDGHEIEIIEQN from the coding sequence ATGAGCGGGACATTCGACCACGTGATGATGCGTGTAGAGGATTTGGACGAATCGCTCGACTGGTACGAGACGCACCTCGGGTACGAGGAGAAGGGCCGCTGGGAGGCGGACACGTTCACGAACGTCTACCTCGGACCGGAGAACGTCCACGACGAGGGTGCCGTCCTCGAACTCACGTACAACCACGACGACCGGTCGTACGAGATGGGCGACGCGTGGGGACACATCGCGGTGCGCGTCCCGGAGGACGAACTCGAATCGTCGTACCAACAACTGATGGACAAGGGCGTCGAGGACTACCGCGACCCGGAGTCCTGTGGCGGACGATACGCCTTCGTCAAGGACCCCGACGGACACGAAATCGAGATCGTAAAGCGTGACTACGGCGAGAAGTGGAGCATCGACCACACGATGATTCGCGTCGAAGACGCCGACGAGGCGCTCGGCTTCTGGACGCGCAAGTTCGAATACGAACACACCGGTCGCTGGGAGTCGGACACGTTCGCCAACTACTTCATGAAACCCGAGGACGCCGCCCGAGAGGCGATGGCAGTCGAACTCACCTACAACTACGACGGCCGGTCGTACGAGATGGGCGACGCGTGGGGGCACCTCGCGGTGCGCGCTGACGACCTCCACGACACGTGGGAAACCCTGCTGGAGCGCGAGGCGGACGACTACCGCGACCCCGAATCGTGCGACGACAGGTACGCGTTCACCAAGGACCAAGACGGCCACGAAATCGAGATTATCGAGCAGAACTGA
- a CDS encoding 50S ribosomal protein L1, giving the protein MANNEIEQAVSRALEDSPERNFRETVDLAINLRDLDLNDPSNRVDESIVLPSGTGQDTKIVVFAEGETALRAEDVADDVLSGDDLEDLGDDNDAAKDLADDTDFFIAEASMMQDIGRYLGTVLGPRGKMPTPLQPDDDVVETVNRMKNTVQLRSGDRRTFHTLVGAEDMSAEDISENIDVIVRRLHSNLEKGPLNVDTIYVKTTMGPSVEVA; this is encoded by the coding sequence ATGGCAAATAATGAGATAGAGCAAGCAGTCTCTCGCGCACTCGAGGACTCCCCTGAGCGGAATTTCCGCGAAACGGTGGACCTCGCAATCAACTTGCGCGACCTCGATTTAAACGATCCGTCGAATCGTGTAGACGAGAGTATCGTACTCCCGTCTGGAACCGGCCAAGACACCAAGATTGTCGTTTTCGCGGAGGGTGAAACCGCCCTTCGTGCCGAGGACGTCGCGGACGACGTTCTCTCGGGCGACGACTTGGAAGACTTGGGCGACGACAACGACGCGGCAAAAGACCTCGCGGACGACACGGACTTCTTCATTGCCGAGGCGTCGATGATGCAAGACATCGGTCGATACCTCGGTACCGTCCTCGGTCCGCGCGGGAAGATGCCGACGCCGTTGCAACCCGACGACGACGTCGTCGAAACAGTCAACCGGATGAAAAATACGGTCCAGCTTCGGAGCGGCGACCGACGAACGTTCCACACGCTCGTCGGCGCAGAAGACATGTCCGCCGAGGACATCTCCGAGAACATCGACGTTATCGTTCGGCGTCTGCACTCCAACTTGGAGAAAGGCCCGCTCAACGTGGATACTATCTACGTGAAAACGACGATGGGACCGTCGGTGGAGGTAGCCTAG
- a CDS encoding 50S ribosomal protein L11, with translation MVDTIEVLVPGGQANPGPPLGPELGPTAVNVQEVVNEINEQTAAFDGTEVPVTVFVEDDGGFSLEIGVPPTAALIKDEAGFETGSGEPQKDFVADLSIDQVKKIAEQKKPDLLAYDTKNAAKEVVGTCASLGVTVEGDDAREFKAKVDDGEYDDALSA, from the coding sequence ATGGTAGATACGATCGAAGTACTCGTCCCCGGCGGACAGGCCAATCCCGGCCCACCACTCGGCCCGGAACTCGGCCCAACCGCGGTCAACGTGCAGGAAGTCGTCAACGAGATCAACGAGCAGACGGCGGCGTTCGACGGGACGGAAGTCCCCGTCACCGTCTTCGTCGAGGACGACGGTGGTTTCAGCCTCGAAATCGGTGTCCCGCCGACGGCGGCGCTCATCAAGGACGAGGCCGGATTCGAGACGGGTAGCGGCGAACCCCAGAAGGATTTCGTCGCCGACCTCTCGATAGACCAAGTGAAGAAAATCGCGGAGCAGAAGAAACCCGACCTCCTCGCCTACGACACGAAGAACGCGGCGAAGGAAGTCGTCGGTACGTGTGCCTCGCTCGGCGTCACCGTCGAGGGTGACGACGCACGCGAGTTCAAAGCCAAGGTCGACGACGGCGAGTACGACGACGCTCTCTCCGCGTAA
- a CDS encoding DUF7827 domain-containing protein translates to MTGNNTKVRSVALAALVVLSVFAGSMAFAGSAAAAKSYSASDGDEALSSGGTYFQGEQLFVNASDFGTLDANDTKYEVRTDDKDETLSGAGSVGANGNILLDTSALDTGKYFLEDQDNNQIATFEVVEQDLSANFADDSVTNADSDANATTLTLKSPKRPSYKVIVSAEGLSVSDLESIFGSAVTSNDTEDDTVTIMGGTSEEVDAYFGDTAAGMHNFTFNVADTDASAEASITVEEAGDKSVSFMTGDNDLYSVARGDVVPITVNLENTDNGMVRLGKSGEVFRADVKVEDTNDDGKVTFYLNTFKTTSSTSSNFVYEGSEDSASVVDASSDTNAGLASPLAEGSYEIRAAPSNLDNPTDVSSLSVTERSTDNAQTWIMPDTSWDNVTDLTNKVTQRGNVADGDAVVVQVEASGIFGALEGSDLASVNNMSMTFTESGDNIERNTPKDSFTTSAADVLVEQDGANNTFYVKVPTSTLKTEDTNGDGLGEWTAKFKVSDDYALANDNEAVSTTFTYEKKSVELNGGDDVAVPKGEATISGETNVAPGTELTIVADSDRVFYKTAKATVNEDGSFEASFNLSEYDNGTTFDLSVRGSDASISGTIDQTQNGETTTTTTTTTTTTTTTTTSSETTTTSSETTTSSSKTTTSSEESTTENDDGQPGFGVAISVVALLAAALLALRREN, encoded by the coding sequence ATGACAGGAAACAATACAAAGGTTCGCAGTGTTGCCCTAGCGGCACTCGTCGTCTTGTCGGTATTCGCCGGCTCGATGGCGTTCGCCGGCTCGGCTGCTGCGGCAAAAAGCTACTCCGCAAGCGACGGTGACGAAGCACTGTCGAGCGGTGGGACTTATTTCCAAGGTGAACAGCTGTTCGTTAACGCCAGCGACTTCGGCACCCTCGACGCTAACGATACCAAGTACGAGGTTCGAACGGACGACAAGGACGAAACCCTGAGCGGTGCGGGCTCGGTCGGAGCAAACGGTAACATTCTCCTCGACACGAGCGCACTCGACACGGGCAAGTACTTCCTCGAAGACCAAGACAACAACCAGATCGCGACGTTCGAAGTCGTTGAGCAAGACCTCAGCGCCAACTTCGCTGACGATTCCGTGACGAACGCGGACTCCGACGCCAACGCGACGACCCTGACGCTCAAGTCGCCCAAGCGACCGAGCTACAAGGTTATTGTCTCCGCTGAAGGCCTCTCGGTCAGCGACCTCGAAAGCATCTTCGGCAGCGCCGTTACGAGCAACGACACCGAGGACGACACCGTTACCATCATGGGCGGCACGTCCGAGGAAGTCGACGCTTACTTCGGCGACACCGCCGCTGGAATGCACAACTTCACATTCAACGTTGCAGACACGGATGCCTCCGCTGAAGCTTCGATTACCGTCGAAGAAGCGGGCGACAAGTCCGTCTCCTTCATGACCGGTGACAACGACCTCTACAGCGTCGCACGCGGTGACGTCGTTCCGATCACGGTCAATCTCGAGAACACGGACAACGGCATGGTCCGTCTCGGCAAATCAGGAGAAGTCTTCCGTGCTGACGTCAAAGTCGAGGACACGAACGACGACGGCAAAGTCACGTTCTACCTGAACACGTTCAAGACCACCAGCAGCACCTCGAGCAACTTCGTCTACGAAGGCAGCGAGGACTCCGCTAGCGTCGTTGACGCAAGTAGCGACACCAACGCTGGTCTCGCTTCGCCTCTCGCGGAAGGTTCCTACGAAATCCGCGCTGCACCGTCGAACCTCGACAACCCGACTGACGTCTCCTCGCTCTCGGTCACCGAACGCTCGACCGACAACGCGCAGACGTGGATCATGCCCGACACCAGCTGGGACAACGTTACGGACCTGACCAACAAGGTCACGCAGCGTGGCAACGTCGCAGACGGTGACGCTGTTGTCGTGCAAGTCGAGGCCTCCGGCATCTTCGGCGCTCTCGAAGGTTCCGACCTCGCATCCGTCAACAACATGTCGATGACGTTCACCGAGTCCGGTGACAACATCGAGCGTAACACGCCCAAAGACTCCTTCACGACCAGCGCCGCTGACGTCTTGGTTGAGCAGGACGGTGCCAACAACACGTTCTACGTCAAGGTCCCGACCAGCACGCTCAAGACCGAAGACACCAACGGCGACGGTCTCGGTGAGTGGACTGCAAAGTTCAAGGTCTCGGACGACTACGCCCTCGCTAACGATAACGAGGCGGTCTCCACGACCTTCACCTACGAGAAGAAGAGTGTCGAACTCAACGGCGGCGACGACGTTGCCGTCCCGAAGGGTGAGGCCACCATCTCCGGTGAAACCAACGTGGCGCCCGGTACGGAACTGACGATTGTCGCAGACAGCGACCGCGTGTTCTACAAGACCGCAAAAGCGACCGTCAACGAGGACGGCTCGTTCGAAGCTAGCTTCAACCTCAGTGAGTACGACAACGGCACCACCTTCGACCTCAGCGTCCGTGGCTCCGACGCATCGATCAGCGGCACGATCGACCAGACGCAGAACGGCGAGACCACGACGACCACGACGACCACGACGACGACCACGACGACGACCACGACGTCCTCGGAGACGACCACGACGTCCTCGGAGACGACCACGTCCTCGTCCAAGACGACGACCTCGTCGGAAGAATCCACGACCGAAAACGATGACGGTCAGCCCGGATTCGGCGTCGCTATCTCCGTCGTTGCACTCCTCGCGGCCGCGCTCCTCGCGCTCCGCCGAGAGAACTAA
- a CDS encoding OBG GTPase family GTP-binding protein: MGLEEEIEALREEISDTPYNKSTESHIGRLKAKLAEKKEKLQNQSSAGGGEGYAVEKTGDATVAFVGFPSVGKSTLLNSLTAAESEVGAYEFTTLNVNPGMLQYNGANIQLLDVPGLIEGAAHGRGGGQEVLSVVRAADLVVFVLSVFEIDQYERLREELYENKIRLDSTPPSISIAKKGRGGIRVTSSAEQDISENVIKEVLREHGYVNANVTLREKVDIDRLIDGIMDNRVYIPSMVSVNKVDLIEHDYAEKVRGQLRDHDIDPEEAVFISAEKEKGLDALREKIWNELGLMRIYMDKPGRGVDYEEPLVLPQGSTIKDACHHLGGEMEQRFRFARVSGPSAKHDEQQVGMEHELADEDVLRLILRK; the protein is encoded by the coding sequence ATGGGACTGGAGGAGGAAATCGAAGCACTCCGCGAGGAAATCTCGGACACGCCGTACAACAAGTCCACCGAGAGCCACATCGGTCGGCTGAAGGCGAAACTCGCGGAGAAAAAGGAGAAGCTACAGAACCAGTCCTCCGCCGGTGGCGGAGAGGGATACGCCGTCGAGAAGACGGGCGATGCGACCGTCGCGTTCGTCGGGTTCCCGAGCGTGGGGAAATCGACGCTGTTGAACTCGCTCACCGCCGCGGAGAGCGAAGTCGGCGCGTACGAGTTCACGACCCTCAACGTGAACCCGGGGATGTTGCAGTACAACGGTGCGAACATCCAACTCCTCGACGTTCCCGGCCTCATCGAGGGTGCGGCCCACGGACGGGGCGGCGGGCAAGAGGTCCTCTCCGTCGTTCGCGCCGCGGACCTCGTGGTCTTCGTCCTCTCTGTCTTCGAAATCGACCAGTACGAACGGCTTCGGGAGGAGTTGTACGAGAACAAGATTCGGCTGGATTCCACCCCGCCCAGTATCTCCATCGCCAAAAAGGGTCGCGGCGGAATTCGAGTGACTTCCAGCGCGGAGCAGGACATCTCCGAGAACGTCATCAAGGAGGTCCTCCGCGAGCACGGGTACGTGAACGCGAACGTCACCCTCCGCGAGAAGGTAGATATCGACCGCCTCATCGACGGCATCATGGACAACCGCGTCTACATCCCGTCGATGGTGTCGGTGAACAAGGTGGACCTCATCGAACACGACTACGCGGAAAAAGTCCGAGGGCAACTGCGCGACCACGACATCGACCCGGAGGAAGCCGTGTTCATCAGCGCGGAGAAGGAGAAGGGACTCGACGCGCTGCGGGAGAAAATCTGGAACGAACTCGGCCTGATGCGGATATATATGGACAAGCCGGGTCGGGGCGTCGATTACGAGGAACCGCTCGTCCTCCCGCAAGGGAGCACCATCAAGGACGCTTGTCACCACCTCGGCGGCGAGATGGAGCAACGCTTCCGGTTCGCTCGCGTCAGCGGCCCGAGCGCGAAACACGACGAACAGCAGGTCGGAATGGAACACGAACTCGCGGACGAGGACGTGCTTCGGCTCATCCTTCGAAAGTGA
- a CDS encoding TIGR04206 family protein, producing MTPAVPSTHLAPKWRRRLTLLALFFVPWTVLVAPSGTTLVFPWGLLNPTTYHVTTLPDYLFVLTSGLPRQLLAWPLSVCLYLLAVLSSFAGRFEDRRVTGWLLVFAGVTHVGFSLRFVHRSGLVAPLGPVCLLLCAWWFYWPDLGRIIE from the coding sequence GTGACCCCCGCCGTCCCTTCTACCCATCTCGCTCCGAAATGGCGTCGGCGACTCACCCTTCTCGCGCTGTTTTTCGTCCCGTGGACGGTTCTCGTCGCACCCAGCGGCACCACGCTGGTCTTCCCGTGGGGGCTCCTGAACCCGACGACCTACCACGTTACGACGCTTCCCGATTACCTGTTCGTCCTCACGTCCGGCTTGCCACGGCAACTCCTCGCGTGGCCGCTCAGCGTGTGCCTCTATCTCCTCGCCGTTCTAAGTTCGTTCGCCGGGCGGTTCGAGGACCGTCGGGTGACCGGTTGGCTGCTCGTGTTCGCCGGTGTGACGCACGTTGGATTCTCGCTTCGGTTCGTTCATCGGTCCGGGTTGGTCGCTCCGCTCGGGCCGGTCTGTCTCCTGCTGTGTGCGTGGTGGTTTTACTGGCCCGACCTTGGAAGAATAATAGAGTAG
- the dph5 gene encoding diphthine synthase, whose translation MLTFIGLGLYDERSITVEGRDAIADADRVFAEFYTSKLIGADVTDLEAFHDTDIEVRDRAGVEQHPDDILAAAESGDAAFLTAGDTMISTTHVDLRLRAEDRGIDTRVVHAPTAESAASGLTGLQNYRFGKATTLPFEYAHGADGLPASVTDVLDDNRERGLHTLVYLDIKVGWNPRKEDEAGEDEYMTASHAAELLADGYDDVLAVVVARAGSPDPLVEADRLSELAERDFGDPLHLLVVPGDLHHIEADALESLADAPSDLLDVV comes from the coding sequence ATGCTCACCTTCATCGGACTCGGCCTGTACGACGAGCGTTCGATCACCGTCGAGGGCCGCGACGCCATCGCCGACGCCGACCGCGTGTTCGCCGAATTCTACACCAGCAAGCTCATCGGAGCGGACGTGACCGACCTCGAAGCGTTTCACGACACGGACATCGAGGTTCGAGACCGCGCTGGCGTCGAACAGCACCCGGACGACATCCTCGCTGCTGCCGAGTCGGGCGACGCCGCATTCCTCACCGCCGGTGACACCATGATTTCGACGACGCACGTCGACCTCCGACTCCGGGCCGAAGACCGCGGTATCGACACTCGCGTGGTTCACGCACCGACCGCCGAGTCCGCCGCGAGCGGACTCACCGGCTTGCAGAACTACCGCTTCGGGAAAGCGACCACGCTGCCGTTCGAGTACGCCCACGGTGCGGACGGACTCCCAGCGAGCGTGACCGATGTTCTCGACGACAACCGCGAGCGAGGCCTGCACACGCTCGTCTACCTCGACATCAAAGTCGGCTGGAATCCGAGAAAAGAGGACGAAGCCGGAGAGGACGAGTACATGACCGCGAGCCACGCGGCGGAATTGCTCGCCGACGGATACGACGACGTGCTCGCCGTCGTCGTCGCGCGCGCCGGAAGCCCCGACCCGCTGGTCGAAGCCGACCGACTCTCGGAACTCGCGGAGCGTGATTTCGGCGACCCGCTCCATCTGCTCGTCGTCCCGGGCGACCTCCACCACATCGAAGCCGACGCGCTCGAATCGCTCGCCGACGCGCCGAGCGACCTGCTCGACGTCGTATAG